A window of Amycolatopsis sp. AA4 contains these coding sequences:
- a CDS encoding ParA family protein: MTQLDPPEDGPRGVATTALSGKGGPGKSFLTHHLASEASSQGKSVLMMDADPEANLTARFVENNPGLKDAPGLADVLIAAGILNGDDQFDYEAGAEKLREVIQSIDWPGVKFIPAGKQLLAISQVTLNGQNWQWLIREIFEEAGLYDEFDLLALDTAGRRAALVTMVMYACDVAFSPIGNTADSVLKAKQAKDRVLAIQGVHPLKWVGVVVTGLDMRAAANVDIRAQAFEEFGLLDNEGNIVGQGEVVLEIPYRPATVHEAYNNGKRLEEYKGQGAQDMSKLFRDFLKEHIFGSRSQVREVEA; the protein is encoded by the coding sequence ATGACCCAGCTAGACCCACCGGAGGATGGTCCGCGAGGGGTTGCTACCACGGCTCTCTCCGGTAAGGGCGGCCCTGGAAAATCTTTTCTCACACACCACCTTGCCAGTGAGGCTTCCTCGCAAGGTAAGTCAGTCCTGATGATGGACGCAGATCCCGAAGCCAACTTGACCGCGCGCTTCGTGGAAAACAACCCAGGACTCAAAGACGCTCCTGGCTTGGCTGATGTACTCATTGCAGCTGGAATTCTAAACGGAGATGACCAATTCGACTACGAAGCAGGAGCAGAAAAACTCCGTGAGGTAATCCAGTCTATCGATTGGCCCGGGGTTAAGTTCATACCTGCAGGAAAACAACTTCTAGCTATCAGCCAGGTAACCTTGAATGGCCAGAACTGGCAGTGGCTCATTAGGGAGATTTTTGAAGAAGCTGGCTTGTACGATGAGTTCGATCTTTTAGCACTTGACACCGCCGGGCGACGAGCTGCACTCGTAACGATGGTAATGTACGCATGCGATGTGGCCTTTTCCCCCATCGGAAACACTGCTGACTCCGTTCTTAAGGCGAAGCAAGCCAAGGATCGCGTCTTAGCGATTCAGGGCGTTCATCCCTTGAAGTGGGTGGGCGTCGTGGTCACTGGACTGGACATGCGGGCTGCCGCAAACGTGGACATCCGGGCACAAGCCTTCGAAGAGTTCGGCCTGCTCGACAACGAAGGCAACATTGTAGGACAAGGCGAAGTAGTGCTCGAAATTCCATATCGACCGGCGACTGTTCATGAGGCATACAACAACGGTAAGCGCCTCGAAGAATACAAGGGTCAAGGCGCGCAAGATATGTCGAAGCTTTTTAGAGACTTTCTAAAAGAACACATCTTTGGATCTCGCTCGCAGGTCAGGGAGGTAGAAGCGTGA